The genomic segment GCTTACTTTTGTTTCTTCCGCTTTTTTAAACAATACTGCTGTGGTTGCTAGCCTAATTGGCCCGACAAAACAAAACCAATACCATCCCGCTTCGCGGTTGCTGATCCCGCTTTCTTACGCAGCCATTTTAGGTGGTACGGTAACCTTGATTGGTACCTCAACAAACCTGATTGTGGATAGTTTTATGCGTGAACATGGTCACGCTGGCTTTAACTTTTGGGATTTCACCCTATATGGCCTAATCGCTGGGCTCAGTTGTGGCTTGTTGATGTTTTTGCTCAGCCCTATGTTGCCTTCAATCGAAAATAAAAATCGCCAATACAACAGTTATTTTATCGAAGCCAAAGTAGAAGTGGACTCTGAGTTAATCGGTAAGAGCGTTGAACAAAATCACTTGCGAAACCTACCGGATTTATTCTTGGTCGAAGTGGTTCGTAACGGTCAACTCATTAGCCCAGTTAACCCAGGCCTAGTCATACAACAAAACGACAAATTGATTTTCTCTGGTGATATCCAAAAAGTGGATAACCTAAGCCACATTAGAGGTTTGGCTCTATTTGCTGAATCTAATGGATTACTACGTGAAAACCTCACAGAAGTGATTATTTCAAACCGCGCTCAGATTATTGGTAAAACCCTTAAAAGCGTCGGATTTAGGGCCTTATTTGATGCTGCGGTTGTAGCCATTCGCCGGGATGGGGAAACACTGTCCGGTAAACTGGGGGAGATAAAACTTCAATCTGGTGACTTTTTGTTACTGGCCACTGGCCCTGACTTTGTTCAGCGTCAGAATTTAACTAAGAACTTCTTTATATTATCTGAGAAAAAGGTCGCTAAAAAGTTACTTAATAAACAAGAGTGGATAACCCTTGGTGGCTTTATTATGACGATTGCGCTAGCTGCGGCGAACGTTGTTCCACTGGCCACTGGATTACTCTTTTTCCTAGCGGTGTTAGTGGCAACCCATGTTACTTCTATGAACGAAGTTAAACGACACTTGCCCTTAGAACTTATCATCGTCATTGTCGGCGCGCTAAGTCTCGCTAGTGCGCTTGAAGGCGCTGGTGTCATCACATTACTCACTAAGGTTCTGGAGCCTTATATGACAAGCTCAAGCCCATTTATCGCGCTTGTCATTATCTACCTTACTACCTTGCTATTAACTGAAGTTGTTACAAATAATGCCGCGGCAGCATTAATGTTCCCCTTTGCTTATGGCCTAGTAGAGAGTTTAGGTGTGCCATTAATGCCCTTTGCCTTAGCTGTCGCATTTGCCGCAAGCGCAAGCTTTATCTCACCTTACGGTTATCAAACAAATTTGCTGGTATTTAGTGCAAGCAATTATAAATTTAAACATTTTGTGAAATTTGGCCTGCCAATTTCAATTTGTTATTCGGTGATCGTGTTATCTCTGTTGAAATACACGTATCAGCTCTAATGCTGTGAAGAGCTTCTATTATTTAGGGACTCACACATCTGAAAAATAGTGAATGATTTAGTTAAAATAAAAAGACGAGAGCATAACGACTCTCGTCTTTTTCTATGGGTATTTATTATTTTTTCTGGGAGCGAGGTTTAGCTGACGTAGCATGATTTCTCACTTGGCTTCGCGCTGGTCCTTTACCTGACTTCAACCCACGATTACCACTTCGTTTTGCAATATGACTTGTGCGCGTATCTGATACGCTTGTATCTGCTTTGTGGTTAGCTCCGTCGGCGGTTTTCGTCGAGCCGGCCACTGCCCTGTTGATTTCCTGCATTTCGTCTGGCGTTAAATTGCGCCACTGTCCTACCTTCAACCCTGCCAAACGAATGGACATGATGCGACTGCGCTTTAGCTTAGTCACGCCATAGCCTAAATACTCACACATACGGCGAATTTGACGATTTAAACCTTGCGTTAAGATAATTCGAAATACGAACTTACTTTGCATAGTTACCGTACAGGGTTTGGTGACAGTGTCGAGTATGGGCACACCAGCGGCCATAGCCTGTATAAAGCGCTCTGTAATTGGCCTATCCACCGTCACTATGTATTCTTTGTCATGGGCGTTTTCAGCACGCAGAATTTTATTGACTATGTCCCCATCGCTGGTCAAAAAGATCAACCCTTCAGAGGGTTTGTCTAAGCGCCCAATAGGAAAAATACGCTCCCGATGGCCAATCGCATCAATAATATTACCCTTAACATGGCGCTCTGTGGTGCAGGTGATCCCTACCGGTTTGTGATAAGCCAAGTAGACTCTGTCTGACTTATTTTCAGCACTTGCTTTAACCAAGTTACCATCCACACGTACTTCATCACCTGGCAACACCTTAGTGCCTAATTCGGGAATAGCACCATTGATAGTCACCCGGTTGCTGTCAATTAATTTATCTGCTTCTCTGCGAGAGCAAAAACCAGAATCACTGATGAACTTGTTCAAACGAATGCTGGAAGCGGTTGTATTCGAAGTATTCAATTTATTTCACTATATGTTGGTTAATGCCATCCGTTTCGCCCTAGCTAGGCAAAACGGATGTAAAACCTTAAAAAAGCTAAGTTACGCAAAGCATCGTTGGGCACGGGTTAATAATACCTGCTCTTGCTGAGCAACAGGACCATGTTGTATCCAACGTTTTAACAAGGACGTCTTATCATACTCAACGCCTTGTTGCAGTTTATCAGCCATCAATTGCAACTGTATTTCTTTGCGTAATGAGTCGTCTGTCTGAGGAGATGGAATATCGCTTACGATCTCTAGCATCAATGTTAAATTAAGACGCGGCACGTCATGCTGCACCAGCGCCTTAAACGATTGCTGCCATTGGCTAGGTAAGCTTTCTATTTCTTCAGGTAAAGCGGGCGTTTCCCAGCGTTTCAACACGTCAAACACCTTGCTAAAACTTTGTGTCTTCGCTTGTAACTCTAAGCTAGCGCGTTTTGCTTGACGTTCCTCACTCAAACCAGTTAAGCGTCGATACAAGCCAGAGCTTAGTCCTTTAGGTAACGCTGATAATTGTGCTTCTAACTCAGCTTCAGCAGCGCGTGTTTCATCCAGTTCACTGATGCTCTGTGCAGCATTGATTGACTGCTGCATATTTGCCATTAACCCATTAACGGCAGAAACATGGGCATCATTGGCTTGCTTCTGCTGTTGATTGTGTGCTTTGCGTTTCGCAAACACAACATCGTTAGCTTCACGAAACTGATTCCACAGCAGGTTTTCAGACTTACGTTGTACCTGCCCTACTTGCTTCCATTTATCCTGTAACACCTTGGCCTGGTCAATAGCTTGCGCGACATCCTCTACTGAGCTTAACGATTGCGCTTGAGTAATCAATGCCTGCTTTTGGGCAGCGTTTTCATTGAAATACGCCTCAATTTTCTTCTTAAAAGGGGCCAATACTTTGCGGTATGCATCGTTAATTTCGGTTTTAACAGTGAAATCTACATCGCCAATTTTTTGCCATTTTTGTTGTAGCTGTTGAACCACTTTACTCAGCTCACTTTCGTCTAAATTTTGCTCTGCTAAGTCAGTAATCTCAACGATTAACGCTTGTTTTTGCACTAGGTTGCTCTCTCGTTGAGCTTGTTGCTTTTCGAAATGCTGCCGACAAGGTGCAAACGCTTGTTCGATCAATGTGTCAAAGTCACCATTTAATGCATCATCCTCAGGGGTGTTTAACACCCCTAAGCTATTCCAACGTCGGCGTAACTCTTTGACGCGTTCTGCGCGAAGTGACACTGACAGGTTTGCTTCTACTAACGTTTGCGCCTCTTTAATTAAGGCGGGTTTTCGTGGCATAGCAATATAGGCTTGCAACGACTTCAACTCTTCAACTTTGCTACTAATCTGCTCATACGTACGTTCGTTACGCTTTTTCTCTTGCTCGGGCAAGGCATCAAACCATTTACTCACCTTAGCAAACAACCCTATCGCCGCTTTGTACTTACCTTGCTCAATAAGTACATCGATGGCTTTGGCTTTGCTGCGAATACGACTGACCTCTTTTGAGATGCCAACAGTCAGAGACTTAATAGCGCTTTGCCACGTTTTCTGCAAAGCTCCAAATTGTTGATCTAGTGCTTTGGGCCAGCTGTCCTGATACGACTCCCTTAATTTACGCCATTGACCTTGCTTTTCTTTGAGCATATTTTGCGCGTGTTGCACGTCAATCGCTTGCTCAGGGACTGCCATTTTTGCAAATTCCGTGATTAAGGCGTCGGCTTGTTTCAGCGAGTCTTGAAATGCGGGTAGGTGATTGAAGGTATGTTGGCGCTTTTGCAATGTAACAAGCAGCGAGTTAAATTCTGCCTTTTGTGCTGCCATACCCACTGAATCAGCGTCCCGCATTAAGTTTTCAATTCGGCCAGTGCGGTTTTGAATCTCTGTTTGCGCTTGCTCTGTTTGTGCCAGGGTAATACTAGAAATATCCCCAGCAAGCATATCAGACAACCAAACCTGCATGGCTTGGGTATCGGCTGTAGCATGTTGTACAGCGTCTGCTATGTGACGTTTCTTTTGCTCTGCTTGGTATAGTGGTGCCAGCTCTGCGTCTAAAATGTCTAACTTGCTACTAAGCTCATCAAATTTTGTTATAAACTCGTCGCGTTTATCGGCTGAAAGACAATCAAATTGCGCTGAATATTGGGCATATTCTTCGTTTAATTTACTGCGTGTGTCCAGTAATTTAGCATAATCGCGCTGTTCTCTAAGGGCCAACAAACGCGATAACACAAGGCGAGTGCTCTTTTCTACGGCAACAGGCTGTGCTTTGGCAAATTCTATTTGCTCAAGTTTGTCTTTTGCTAAAGACTTAATTTGCTCACCAGTGGCCTTTTTAATGATTTTTTGCAAGCTTGCTGGACTATCAGCGTATACCAGCAGAGCCTGTTGCAAATCATTATCTTGGCTCGCTAATAATATAGGTAATGCTAATTGCGGCTTGTTCAACACAGACAAAATATGCAGCACTAATTTCGGCTCTTGTTGCACCCAAGGCTGTTTAATCAAGCGCTCTAATAACTTATTGTTTTTGCATTCATATGCAAACTCACGCTTTTGTTGTTGGCTCAACATACTTTCATCATCGCCAAATAAGGTACTTTCAACCATTTGCTGAGCACGCTTTAAGACGCGTTCGCTTTTGGCAATTTCAGACATTTTATACCAAAGTACGAAACTGTTTAGTTTGCTCAAGGCAGCTAAACTAACGTTTACATCTTCGTCATTAAAAGCCAGTTCATGTAAAATCGACTTTTGTTCTGGCTCCTCACCAGACAAAGAATCAATCGCAGCAATACGCACCGCCGGTTTAGGATCTTGGTGCTTAGGGCGAAACAGTTTTTTAAATATCATTTTCGGTAAACCGCGCTATGGTGTTTATGTCATTGAGCTCTTGCTTGAATTGCTGGCGACTTTTTTGCACTATTTCACCGCTTGCACCGACCGTCATATGCTGATCAGATTTCAGCACTTTCGCTTGATATAACATCACAGCTTGCATGGTTGTTTCGCGCTGTGCTTCAGTTAATCGGTTGCCATCCAACCATTTACCCGTTTCAACCGCTTGCAATAATTTTTGATAAACCTCTGGGGTCATCGATTTAAGTAACATTTCTGGGTTCATTAATTAGACTTCTTGACAAAAACGAGACGCACACGATTAACGATGTACCAAACAAAGCCAATGACCGCCACGCCCACAGCAATATTGTATTGCAATTCACCTGGAACAGCCCCGCCCCAATACATAAAGCCAAACCCTGATACAAACATAAGCATGGCTATCATTGATTGGGTTTGAATTTTTTGTGACTTCAAATATTTCTGTAAATTGCGTTTACGAGCAATATCCTCTTCACTTGCGTGGCCTAAAGCAAACCCACAATGGTTACATTCTTCGGCTTTATCAGAGACTTTTTTATTGCACGATGGGCAATCAATTAATGCCATTATTCACTCCACTACTTTACGGTTAACTATTTGACCTTAACATTAGATCGCAAAAGCGCGGTCAATGCCGCGCTTGTTGCACTATCACACTGATTACGATTTATGTTCTTTCTTAAAATCATCCCAGTATTGATTGACTGACTCTTTCATTTCTTTACGTAACAAGAATATGCCTAGTAAGTTAGGTAACGTCATTACGACGATAGCGACGGCAGAAAGTGTCCATACCAAGGTGGTATCCGATACAGCCGCCCATACAAAGGCGAAAACGTACACCACTCGATATGGCATGACTGAACGTGGTCCCAATAAATAGGTCATCGCGCGATCACCATAATAGGACCACGCTATCGCCGTTGAAAACGCGAACAATAACAAGCCAATCGATACAATGAATTTTCCTGATTCTCCAAAGAACCCTTTGGTGAATGCCAGAGCGGTAAGACTCGCTGAATGGATCAGCGACTTACCCGAGACGACTATGTTGTCTTTAATCAGGCCACCATCAACGACTTTTAATTTACCAGTAAATAAATCTTCATCTTCACCGAAAGTAAATTTAACCTCTTCCGCCACAGAGCGCGCATTCAATAACGTATAGCCACTGCTGATTGACTTACCATTAACGATTTGAATTTCGCCATTAAATGGTGTGATGCTAGCAGTATCAAGATCATTGATATACGCATACAAGGCTTGGCGATCACTCTCATCTGTGTCGGTGTAAGTGCCAGCAACTATCATCATGTCACTACGGTCAAAAACATTTTGATGCTTTTCTTTCCACACCCCTGACGACAAAATAACCAAACCTGTGATAGTACAAATAATAATGGTATCAATGAAAGGTTCTAAAATAGACACCATACCTTCAGAAACCGGCTCATCCGTTTTTGCCGCTGCGTGAGCAATAGGTGCTGAACCTTGACCCGCCTCATTCGAGAATAAACCTCGGTTTACTCCCCGGTTAAAAGCGTAGGCGATTGTTGCGCCTAAAAAGCCCCCGGTCGCGGCAGAGCCGGTAAACACATCACCGATAACCGCCGCAAAAGCAGGTCCAATATTTTCAAGGTTTGCGAAGATAACCGCCATAGCGCCCACCAAGTAAATCAATGCCATTAAAGGTACGATTTTAGAAGTGACCGCAGCGATACGCGTGATACCGCCTAAAATAACTAAACCAAGCAATACACCTAAGATGCTTCCTACCACTAACGGGTCGAAACCAAAAGTTGACTCGATACTCGCCGCAATATTATTACTTTGAGGAAGATTTCCCGTGCCAAAAGAACTGATCACCGTAGCAATCGCGAACGCGACAGCCAGCCATTTCATATTTAAGCGTCTGTCCATGTAGTACATGGGGCCACCAGCCATCGTTCCATCAGCTGTTTTAACCCGATATTTATGAGATAAGGTCACCTCAACAAACTTTGTTGTCATACCGAAGAACGCGGTCGCCCACATCCAAAAAAGCGCTGCTGGGCCACCTAAGAAAATAGCAAACGCCACGCCGCCAATATTTCCCGTTCCAACGGTACCTGATAAGGCAGTGGTTAATGCCCGAAAATGCGTGGTATCCCCTTCAGAGCTCTTTTTATCGTATTTACCCGTTACCACTTGCCAAGCATGCTTAAAAAAACGCACTTGCGGGAATTTAAGGTAAATTGTAAAAAACAAACCTGTTCCTAATAGCACATAAGGAAACCACCAAGCGCCCCCAAGCATTCCATCTAACATTTTTAATAAATCATGAAAGCCTTCCACACTGTTCCCCTTACTTTTTGTTTTTAATCGTTATTGTTTTATTATTGAGATTGTATTTTTTAGTTGGATCATGAAGCTTACAGATACACTGATTAACGCAACTCGTCTACCACCGCACGTATCGCAACTAGCACGTCTTGTCCAAGTTGCTTACAGCGAATGGGTGACCAGCCGTACGCCGTATCCGGTATTTCAATATTATCTTTAAACGGCATTTCTAAGGTGTAGGCCAAACACGAAAACGCATGGGCAACCGCATTGGTTGCTACTGTCATATTCGCTTTGCCTGGTTCGTCTTTATCGTAACCGAAAACATCTTGAAACTCAGGTGTTGCGGTTAGCAGCGCATTTTTAAATGCGGTTTCTAACTGCGCTATTCTTCCATCATAGTTAGGGTTGCCTTCACTACCCGCGACAAAATTATAAGGTAGTGCTTCATCACCGTGCATATCTAGGAATAAATCGACGCCAGTTTGCTGCATTTTTTCAGTGACTAAAAACACTTCTGGGCTCTTGTCCATACTCGGCGTTGCCCATTCACGATTTAAATTAACCCCTTTTGCGTTGGTACGTAAATGACCTCGCACAGAACCATCTGGGTTCATATTGGGCACAACATAAAAGACCGCTTTATCTAACAACAATCTCGCTAGACCATCATCTTCATCCAATAAACGCTCTAAAAGTCCTTCAACAAGCCAC from the Paraglaciecola mesophila genome contains:
- a CDS encoding M14-type cytosolic carboxypeptidase, whose amino-acid sequence is MRISSNFDSGNIRVISAHSESDIQLAINKDNQSDFYQWFHFKLDTRPWISHCLTITDLEKSAYPEGWKNYQAVASYDRQEWFRVETEFDGNNLTIEHTPEHGQIYFAYFAPYGYERHLDLLAWAQTNDLCEETFLGNTLDGRDMSMLTIGEPGEGKKAIWITARQHPGETMAEWLVEGLLERLLDEDDGLARLLLDKAVFYVVPNMNPDGSVRGHLRTNAKGVNLNREWATPSMDKSPEVFLVTEKMQQTGVDLFLDMHGDEALPYNFVAGSEGNPNYDGRIAQLETAFKNALLTATPEFQDVFGYDKDEPGKANMTVATNAVAHAFSCLAYTLEMPFKDNIEIPDTAYGWSPIRCKQLGQDVLVAIRAVVDELR
- a CDS encoding SLC13 family permease, yielding MDINQFLVLAIFTGTLAALILTNKRPSSIFAGTLLALLLSQQLSLSNIATNFTNQGLITLVLLLIVSTAVDKTSLVKRLGRTLIVANFKHSYWRLFGLTFVSSAFLNNTAVVASLIGPTKQNQYHPASRLLIPLSYAAILGGTVTLIGTSTNLIVDSFMREHGHAGFNFWDFTLYGLIAGLSCGLLMFLLSPMLPSIENKNRQYNSYFIEAKVEVDSELIGKSVEQNHLRNLPDLFLVEVVRNGQLISPVNPGLVIQQNDKLIFSGDIQKVDNLSHIRGLALFAESNGLLRENLTEVIISNRAQIIGKTLKSVGFRALFDAAVVAIRRDGETLSGKLGEIKLQSGDFLLLATGPDFVQRQNLTKNFFILSEKKVAKKLLNKQEWITLGGFIMTIALAAANVVPLATGLLFFLAVLVATHVTSMNEVKRHLPLELIIVIVGALSLASALEGAGVITLLTKVLEPYMTSSSPFIALVIIYLTTLLLTEVVTNNAAAALMFPFAYGLVESLGVPLMPFALAVAFAASASFISPYGYQTNLLVFSASNYKFKHFVKFGLPISICYSVIVLSLLKYTYQL
- a CDS encoding DUF349 domain-containing protein — encoded protein: MIFKKLFRPKHQDPKPAVRIAAIDSLSGEEPEQKSILHELAFNDEDVNVSLAALSKLNSFVLWYKMSEIAKSERVLKRAQQMVESTLFGDDESMLSQQQKREFAYECKNNKLLERLIKQPWVQQEPKLVLHILSVLNKPQLALPILLASQDNDLQQALLVYADSPASLQKIIKKATGEQIKSLAKDKLEQIEFAKAQPVAVEKSTRLVLSRLLALREQRDYAKLLDTRSKLNEEYAQYSAQFDCLSADKRDEFITKFDELSSKLDILDAELAPLYQAEQKKRHIADAVQHATADTQAMQVWLSDMLAGDISSITLAQTEQAQTEIQNRTGRIENLMRDADSVGMAAQKAEFNSLLVTLQKRQHTFNHLPAFQDSLKQADALITEFAKMAVPEQAIDVQHAQNMLKEKQGQWRKLRESYQDSWPKALDQQFGALQKTWQSAIKSLTVGISKEVSRIRSKAKAIDVLIEQGKYKAAIGLFAKVSKWFDALPEQEKKRNERTYEQISSKVEELKSLQAYIAMPRKPALIKEAQTLVEANLSVSLRAERVKELRRRWNSLGVLNTPEDDALNGDFDTLIEQAFAPCRQHFEKQQAQRESNLVQKQALIVEITDLAEQNLDESELSKVVQQLQQKWQKIGDVDFTVKTEINDAYRKVLAPFKKKIEAYFNENAAQKQALITQAQSLSSVEDVAQAIDQAKVLQDKWKQVGQVQRKSENLLWNQFREANDVVFAKRKAHNQQQKQANDAHVSAVNGLMANMQQSINAAQSISELDETRAAEAELEAQLSALPKGLSSGLYRRLTGLSEERQAKRASLELQAKTQSFSKVFDVLKRWETPALPEEIESLPSQWQQSFKALVQHDVPRLNLTLMLEIVSDIPSPQTDDSLRKEIQLQLMADKLQQGVEYDKTSLLKRWIQHGPVAQQEQVLLTRAQRCFA
- a CDS encoding YeaC family protein → MNPEMLLKSMTPEVYQKLLQAVETGKWLDGNRLTEAQRETTMQAVMLYQAKVLKSDQHMTVGASGEIVQKSRQQFKQELNDINTIARFTENDI
- a CDS encoding alanine/glycine:cation symporter family protein, encoding MEGFHDLLKMLDGMLGGAWWFPYVLLGTGLFFTIYLKFPQVRFFKHAWQVVTGKYDKKSSEGDTTHFRALTTALSGTVGTGNIGGVAFAIFLGGPAALFWMWATAFFGMTTKFVEVTLSHKYRVKTADGTMAGGPMYYMDRRLNMKWLAVAFAIATVISSFGTGNLPQSNNIAASIESTFGFDPLVVGSILGVLLGLVILGGITRIAAVTSKIVPLMALIYLVGAMAVIFANLENIGPAFAAVIGDVFTGSAATGGFLGATIAYAFNRGVNRGLFSNEAGQGSAPIAHAAAKTDEPVSEGMVSILEPFIDTIIICTITGLVILSSGVWKEKHQNVFDRSDMMIVAGTYTDTDESDRQALYAYINDLDTASITPFNGEIQIVNGKSISSGYTLLNARSVAEEVKFTFGEDEDLFTGKLKVVDGGLIKDNIVVSGKSLIHSASLTALAFTKGFFGESGKFIVSIGLLLFAFSTAIAWSYYGDRAMTYLLGPRSVMPYRVVYVFAFVWAAVSDTTLVWTLSAVAIVVMTLPNLLGIFLLRKEMKESVNQYWDDFKKEHKS
- a CDS encoding zinc ribbon domain-containing protein; this encodes MALIDCPSCNKKVSDKAEECNHCGFALGHASEEDIARKRNLQKYLKSQKIQTQSMIAMLMFVSGFGFMYWGGAVPGELQYNIAVGVAVIGFVWYIVNRVRLVFVKKSN
- the rluF gene encoding 23S rRNA pseudouridine(2604) synthase RluF, coding for MNTSNTTASSIRLNKFISDSGFCSRREADKLIDSNRVTINGAIPELGTKVLPGDEVRVDGNLVKASAENKSDRVYLAYHKPVGITCTTERHVKGNIIDAIGHRERIFPIGRLDKPSEGLIFLTSDGDIVNKILRAENAHDKEYIVTVDRPITERFIQAMAAGVPILDTVTKPCTVTMQSKFVFRIILTQGLNRQIRRMCEYLGYGVTKLKRSRIMSIRLAGLKVGQWRNLTPDEMQEINRAVAGSTKTADGANHKADTSVSDTRTSHIAKRSGNRGLKSGKGPARSQVRNHATSAKPRSQKK